Proteins encoded together in one Papaver somniferum cultivar HN1 unplaced genomic scaffold, ASM357369v1 unplaced-scaffold_117, whole genome shotgun sequence window:
- the LOC113329920 gene encoding putative disease resistance protein RGA4 has product MAVEGILINGVTEILNNLLPETSLSWVVKHELKKLHQSLERILAVLTDAERRRATQEPVRLWLRRLKDAAYDAEDVMHEFSYDTLSRREDRLKPKLLGLVSSFNPLGSHFKLARRIKEVNQKLDEITKYMVRFEFKINPTGTTVARGESSERPSRQTTYFASQEKIVGREEDKDKLIKILTTVTASSSASPNNGDLPLDKIQVVSIVGMGGLGKTTLAQLVYNNDSVQKHFDTKIWVCVSNEFDVYRVLSDIMEFINEKKLSDLSNSEELARKVQEQLSGKRYLLVLDDLWSDDADQWERFFRPLLVGAQGSKILITTRKRQVADVVRGSVSPYFLQILKADECWSIMERKAFSPGGARKTPVMINIGKEIANKCGGLPLAAKFLGSLMHSKNNESNWLSFRDNDMGNTPESKIIAILKLSYDNLSPHLQRCFSYFSIFPKDLELSKQTLIQLWMAEGFLQPSNMGNDFSFEDIGDEYFESLLWSSFLDGKKKNELDDVMTFKMHDLVRDLAQAVAGDHECSTVKVTDLLGKNSGVRRLNLIMDEALLASESINNIKKLRTLIILEPCYTLNLLGLSSNNHLRTLHLCRPTKGRRPGIGYSTSKFRQLRYFHVNFLNQSGNDYSRLYNLQTLVLSGCSNVQNRVREIGSLKHLRHLDISFTDIVELPDSVTSLHSLQRLDLSHCENLTTFPDSVTGMECLRFLDLSSTPIEKLPDFVTSLRNLRTLDVNTCKKLKTLPESVAGLKNLSIFNFKNCPLLEELPEDLGALYQLRSLDLVGTEISVLPESCTNLNNLEYVHLFMCEFPKEVTNWIKLRKFHYYNVGRPMGIEKLICLQELIYDVREKVIDQAECNDGIEDLANLNSLELLFIGHLENVKDPIYAERGNLKGKENLLTLGLVWSEDLPQVFIQEESDQQSCNHLLVFEALQPPSGLTSLFVRSFMGLDLPTWMRASCVPNLESLVLTNCNGIKQLPAAIGQLPRLRHLMLEGISLKRLDVDGFPSLTELILIDMCLLEELGGSYACLQDLRITGCKSLTEIRSFPSLTLLRLKKIDPELVCSIGRSQTSLTGLSLKNIEDLLYFPISILQNNRNLHILTIKGCNQLKGFRVNDDENGDKMDLLGPDLYSVSLQNLVLYDCPVLSFLPDLRRWTSLENLAIHNCPQVKDSLTYDLKSLSFLKALYVDFIQRDEQRGDPSKDFINLLE; this is encoded by the coding sequence ATGGCGGTTGAAGGAATTCTTATTAATGGTGTAACAGAAATACTCAACAATTTATTACCAGAGACTAGTCTGTCCTGGGTTGtcaaacatgaactgaaaaagcTTCATCAATCCTTAGAGAGGATTCTTGCCGTCCTAACTGATGCTGAGAGGCGACGAGCCACCCAAGAACCTGTGAGACTCTGGTTGAGAAGGCTCAAAGACGCAGCCTATGATGCCGAGGATGTGATGCACGAGTTCTCTTATGACACTTTAAGTCGGAGAGAGGATCGTCTGAAGCCTAAGCTACTCGGTCTTGTTTCATCTTTCAACCCACTTGGTTCTCATTTCAAACTGGCAAGAAGAATCAAAGAGGTTAACCAGAAACTAGACGAGATTACCAAATATATGGTTAGGTTTGAATTTAAAATTAATCCTACCGGTACTACTGTTGCTCGTGGGGAAAGCAGTGAGCGACCAAGCCGACAAACCACATACTTTGCGAGCCAGGAAAAAATTGTAGGAAGGGAAGAAGATAAAGATAAACTGATCAAAATATTAACAACGGTCACCGCATCATCATCGGCATCACCTAACAATGGTGACCTTCCCCTCGATAAAATTCAGGTGGTTTCTATTGTGGGGATGGGAGGCCTCGGAAAGACGACACTCGCTCAACTCGTCTACAACAATGATTCGGTACAAAAGCACTTCGATACAAAAATATGGGTTTGCGTTTCTAATGAATTTGATGTTTATAGGGTTTTGTCAGATATCATGGAGTTCATAAATGAGAAAAAACTCAGTGATTTATCAAATTCCGAAGAACTGGCGCGCAAAGTCCAAGAACAGTTGTCTGGTAAAAGGTATCTGCTAGTCCTTGATGATCTTTGGAGTGATGATGCTGACCAATGGGAGAGATTCTTCCGCCCGTTGCTTGTTGGTGCCCAAGGGAGTAAAATATTAATAACTACTCGTAAAAGGCAGGTTGCGGATGTTGTGAGGGGAAGCGTTTCTCCATACTTCTTACAAATATTAAAAGCAGATGAATGTTGGTCCATCATGGAGAGAAAAGCCTTTTCTCCGGGTGGAGCACGGAAGACTCCAGTTATGATTAACATTGGAAAAGAGATAGCTAATAAATGTGGTGGTTTACCACTTGCAGCAAAATTTCTTGGTAGCCTGATGCACTCCAAAAATAACGAGAGCAATTGGTTATCTTTTAGAGACAATGATATGGGGAATACACCTGAAAGTAAAATTATAGCAATATTAAAATTGAGCTATGACAACTTGTCACCTCATTTGCAGCGGTGTTTTTCTTATTTCTCAATCTTTCCTAAAGATTTGGAGTTAAGCAAGCAAACTCTTATTCAACTGTGGATGGCCGAAGGATTCCTGCAGCCTTCTAACATGGGAAACGATTTCTCGTTTGAAGACATTGGAGACGAATACTTTGAAAGCTTATTGTGGAGTTCCTTTCTTGACGGGAAGAAAAAGAATGAGTTAGATGATGTTATGACATTCAAGATGCATGATCTTGTCCGTGATCTTGCACAGGCTGTTGCTGGAGATCATGAGTGCTCGACTGTCAAGGTAACTGATCTGTTGGGAAAAAATTCTGGAGTTCGCCGCTTAAACTTAATAATGGATGAAGCATTACTAGCAAgcgaaagcataaacaatataaAGAAGTTGCGGACGCTTATAATTCTTGAACCATGTTATACTCTGAACCTCCTTGGACTCTCAAGTAATAACCACTTACGTACTCTACATTTGTGTCGTCCGACTAAAGGCCGTCGTCCAGGGATCGGATATTCTACTTCTAAGTTCAGGCAATTAAGGTACTTCCATGTTAACTTTTTAAATCAAAGTGGTAATGATTATAGTAGACTTTACAATTTGCAGACGTTGGTATTAAGTGGGTGTTCGAATGTTCAAAATCGTGTCAGAGAGATTGGATCTCTAAAACACTTAAGGCACCTTGATATCTCGTTTACAGATATCGTAGAATTGCCTGATTCTGTTACTAGcctccacagtttgcaaagattagaTCTCAGTCATTGCGAAAACTTAACCACCTTTCCCGACTCTGTCACTGGGATGGAATGTCTAAGATTTCTTGATTTGTCTTCTACCCCTATTGAAAAACTACCTGATTTTGTTACTAGTCTCCGCAATTTGCGGACATTAGATGTCAATACCTGTAAAAAATTAAAAACTTTACCAGAGTCTGTGGCAGGTCTTAAAAATTTGAgcatttttaatttcaaaaactGTCCATTACTTGAAGAATTACCTGAAGATCTTGGAGCTTTATATCAGTTGAGATCTCTTGACCTAGTGGGTACGGAGATCAGCGTCTTGCCAGAGTCTTGCACTAACCTCAACAATCTTGAGTATGTTCATCTTTTCATGTGTGAGTTTCCCAAAGAGGTAACGAATTGGATAAAACTGAGAAAGTTTCATTATTACAATGTGGGAAGACCAATGGGTATAGAGAAATTAATTTGTCTGCAAGAATTGATATACGATGTGCGAGAAAAAGTCATCGACCAGGCTGAATGTAATGATGGTATTGAAGATTTAGCAAACCTGAACTCTCTAGAGTTATTATTTATCGGCCATCTTGAGAACGTGAAAGACCCAATATATGCTGAGAGAGGAAATTTGAAAGGAAAAGAGAATCTTCTTACATTGGGTCTAGTATGGAGTGAAGATCTTCCTCAAGTGTTCATACAAGAAGAGTCGGACCAGCAGTCGTGCAATCATCTTCTAGTGTTTGAAGCTCTCCAACCTCCCTCTGGTTTGACGTCATTGTTTGTTCGTAGCTTCATGGGGTTGGACCTTCCCACGTGGATGCGTGCATCTTGTGTTCCCAATTTGGAATCGTTGGTACTTACAAATTGCAACGGAATTAAACAGCTTCCGGCAGCGATTGGGCAGCTCCCACGTCTCAGGCACCTCATGCTTGAAGGAATTTCTTTGAAGAGGTTGGATGTTGACGGATTTCCTTCCTTGACTGAACTCATTCTTATTGATATGTGTCTTCTAGAAGAATTGGGTGGTTCATATGCTTGTCTTCAGGATCTGAGGATTACTGGATGCAAAAGTTTAACAGAAATCCGGTCGTTTCCTTCTCTAACGCTATTGAGATTAAAGAAGATTGACCCCGAGTTGGTATGCTCAATCGGACGAAGCCAGACATCTCTCACAGGTCTAAGTTTGAAGAATATTGAGGATCTTCTATACTTCCCAATAAGCATACTCCAAAACAATCGTAATCTTCACATTCTTACAATTAAAGGGTGCAATCAGTTAAAAGGCTTTCGAGTAAATGATGATGAGAATGGTGACAAGATGGATTTACTTGGCCCTGATCTCTATAGCGTCTCTCTTCAAAACTTGGTTTTATATGATTGCCCAGTTCTGAGTTTTCTGCCAGATTTAAGAAGGTGGACTTCTCTTGAGAATTTAGCAATCCACAATTGCCCACAAGTGAAGGATTCTTTAACATATGATCTCAAATCTCTCTCATTTCTCAAGGCATTGTATGTTGATTTTATTCAAAGAGACGAACAACGTGGAGATCCATCAAAGGACTTCATTAATTTGCTGGAGTAA
- the LOC113330196 gene encoding uncharacterized protein LOC113330196, whose amino-acid sequence MEDNCCSILISKEICGLAPIVRCPQNGRRFESCILKDGTQQDNHLGQGYQPVLPDRTDNLEVEEDGGSLRASCCKDEQPERMINNAGGKSIMSDLQELEVENKGIPHSQHCPIKHVFTKQQVSDSEEATGPSSTDIFNNISLVETIYSKRMEKLLADQSNDSAQFNKEERNRIKQESRAKLLKEHLHKSALVRKKHPQIEVRLVELRIADMEFIRNLEVITNQLDTEQEKLDSMHKDARKEEKELKYRWLEEAKSGRPRDAFSILPQYLRSCFNLDNLKKCEKGYSEELISEETVSLGLCQMEVAGPSKVVRGHSPVAEGTIPTATPSDIQLQGHPLIIPPSNDTSMLPHAVQLELPTAMDSVSELVKSKESDVDIQRAVQLQMFLPTNLPSEPGSGTPVSENSLLYEPAKVDNHVPFSKFDGNLARMRVVDQAQPANLHGELEVHMSTDFEKEMIEEIGSKLIHDADAVLDDQPRASSQLGPDTSSHYDNQLDFASKDDATEWAIQKGKEINCILVKGRKTNYKQVELVCKRSGEYRSHNIKGYVSKKTDRVLKTKKCGCPFKIVFHQVEGDIWRMYEVANGC is encoded by the exons ATGGAGGACAACTGCTGTTCTATTCTCATATCAAAG GAGATTTGTGGGCTAGCACCCATTGTCAGATGTCCACAGAATGGCAGGAGGTTTGAAAGTTGCATCCTAAAGGATGGGACTCAGCAAGATAATCATCTTGGACAAGGTTATCAGCCTGTTTTACCTGATAGAACAGACAACCTAGAAGTAGAAGAG GACGGAGGCTCTCTCAGAGCATCATGCTGCAAGGATGAGCAACCTGAAAGGATGATAAACAATGCAGGGGGTAAATCAATAATGTCTGATCTGCAAGAGCTTGAAGTGGAGAATAAAGGAATTCCTCATAGCCAACACTGCCCCATCAAACATGTCTTCACCAAACAACAGGTGAGTGATTCTGAAGAAGCCACTGGACCATCAAGCACTGACATCTTTAACAACATTAGTCTGGTTGAAACAATTTATTCGAAAAGGATGGAAAAACTCTTAGCAGATCAGTCAAATGACAGTGCACAATTCAATAAGGAGGAAAGAAACAGAATTAAGCAGGAATCGAGAGCAAAGCTACTAAAAGAGCACTTGCATAAATCAGCTCTAGTTCGTAAGAAGCATCCTCAAATTGAAGTTAGATTAGTTGAACTGAGGATTGCTGATATGGAGTTCATCAGGAATCTAGAAGTTATCACAAATCAGTTGGATACGGAACAAGAAAAGCTTGATTCCATGCACAAGGATGctaggaaagaagaaaaagagcTGAAGTATCGTTGGTTGGAAGAAGCAAAATCTGGAAGACCCAGGGATGCATTTTCAATTCTCCCACAGTACTTACGTTCCTGTTTCAATCTGGATAATTTGAAGAAATGTGAGAAAGGTTATTCAGAAGAACTGATTTCTGAAGAAACTGTCTCCCTTGGTCTCTGTCAGATGGAAGTTGCAGGGCCTTCTAAAGTTGTTAGAGGTCATTCACCAGTAGCTGAGGGCACCATACCCACTGCTACTCCTTCTGACATACAACTTCAGGGGCACCCACTCATTATTCCACCCTCTAATGACACTTCAATGCTACCACATGCTGTGCAATTAGAGCTGCCTACAGCTATGGATTCAGTCTCTGAGCTCGTTAAGTCAAAAGAATCTGATGTGGACATTCAACGAGCCGTGCAATTACAAATGTTTCTACCTACAAATCTACCTTCTGAACCTGGAAGTGGTACACCTGTATCAGAGAATTCTCTGTTGTATGAGCCGGCTAAAGTGGATAATCATGTTCCATTTTCGAAATTCGACGGAAATTTGGCAAGAATGCGTGTGGTGGATCAAGCTCAACCTGCGAATTTACATGGAGAATTG GAAGTGCATATGAGTACTGATTTTGAGAAGGAAATGATTGAAGAGATTGGCAGCAAGTTAATCCACGATGCGGATGCTGTACTAGACGATCAACCCAGAGCTTCCTCTCAATTGGGGCCTGATACTTCTAGCCACTATGACAATCAATTG GATTTTGCAAGTAAAGACGATGCAACGGAATGGGCCATCCAGAAGGGAAAAGAAATCAATTGCATCCTTGTTAAAGGCAGAAAAACAAATTATAAGCAGGTTGAATTGGTTTGCAAGAGAAGTGGAGAGTATAGAAGTCACAACATAAAGGGTTATGTGTCGAAGAAGACAGATAGGGTGTTGAAGAcaaagaagtgtggatgcccatttaagattgtattCCATCAGGTCGAAGGTGATATATGGAGAATGTATGAAGTTGCTAATGGTTGTTAA